From a single Kryptolebias marmoratus isolate JLee-2015 linkage group LG6, ASM164957v2, whole genome shotgun sequence genomic region:
- the etv5a gene encoding ETS translocation variant 5a, whose translation MDGFYDQQVPFMVPPSKSHVEESSHSLPLNDRKRKFVDTELAQDTEELFQDLSQLQEIWIAEAQVPDDEQFVPDFQSESLMFHGPPLTKIKRELPPSKERSSCSQDRSPMLYGEKCLYSYSACDRKFKPLTPPSTPVSPCGPTQSPPPRHHVTNQSSQLNPLQQAANQQALPVHSPPFAVPCAPVSQDANSFTPEHRFQRQMSEPCLPLPPSESQTRPQFLPQPPSSSRPLYHRQMSEPLVASPPQGFKQELIDPRYSEQGVPTMGPPTGPPCQPAFHPMAVKQEPPDFCFDSEVSNSQSSFGGAGSFYHNNQESYSFDKEPQVYFDDTCVVPERLEGKVKQEPSVYRDGPPYQRRGSLQLWQFLVTLLDDPANGHFIAWTGRGMEFKLIEPEEVARRWGLQKNRPAMNYDKLSRSLRYYYEKGIMQKVAGERYVYKFVCDPEALFSMAFPDSQRPNLKADLDGLPGLDGLPLTHYDLLEAGEPCAAALPFPNGYGY comes from the exons atGGACGGGTTCTACGACCAGCAGGTCCCATTTATGGTCCCACCCAGC AAGTCCCACGTAGAGGAGTCGTCCCACAGCCTGCCTCTGAACGACAGGAAGAGGAAGTTCGTGGACACAGAGCTCGCCCAGGACACAGAAG AACTCTTTCAGGACCTTAGTCAGCTGCAGGAGATCTGGATTGCAGAAG CCCAGGTGCCCGACGATGAACAGTTTGTCCCAGATTTCCAGTCGGAGAGCT TAATGTTTCATGGCCCGCCACTGACCAAGATCAAACGAGAGCTGCCTCCCTCGAAGGAGCGGTCCTCCTGCAGCCAGGACAGGAGTCCCATGCTCTACGGAGAGAAGTGCCTTTACAGCTACAG TGCCTGCGACAGGAAGTTCAAGCCATTAACTCCCCCTTCCACACCAGTCTCTCCTTGTGGCCCCACCCAGAGCCCCCCTCCACGCCACCACGTAACCAATCAGAGCTCACAGCTGAATCCACTGCAACAAGCAGCCAACCAGCAGGCTCTCCCAGTGCACAGCCCCCCCTTCGCGGTGCCCTGTGCCCCCGTCAGTCAGGATGCTAACAGCTTCACGCCTGAGCACAG GTTCCAGAGGCAGATGTCAGAACCATGCCTACCTCTGCCCCCCTCTGAGAGCCAAACCCGGCCCCAGTTCTTGCCCCAGCCCCCCAGCAGCAGCCGGCCACTGTACCACCGGCAGATGTCAGAGCCGCTGGTGGCCAGCCCTCCTCAGGGTTTCAAGCAGGAACTCATCGACCCACGATACAGCGAGCAGGGGGTCCCCACCATGGGCCCCCCCACAGGTCCTCCATGTCAGCCTGCTTTCCATCCCATGGCCGTCAAGCAAGAGCCCCCTGACTTCTGCTTTGACTCTG AAGTGTCGAACAGCCAGTCATCGTTTGGAGGAGCGGGGAGCTTCTACCATAACAACCAGGAAA GTTACTCCTTCGACAAAGAGCCTCAGGTGTACTTTGATGATACCTGTGTGGTCCCTGAAAGGTTAGAAG gtAAAGTGAAACAAGAGCCTTCTGTTTATCGGGACGGACCTCCTTACCAGCGCCGCGGCTCTCTTCAGCTCTGGCAGTTCCTCGTCACGCTGCTGGACGACCCGGCCAACGGCCACTTCATCGCCTGGACCGGGCGTGGCATGGAGTTCAAACTGATAGAGCCCGAGGAG GTGGCTCGTCGCTGGGGCCTCCAGAAAAACAGACCTGCCATGAACTATGACAAGCTGAGCCGCTCCCTGCGGTACTACTATGAGAAGGGCATCATGCAGAAG GTTGCAGGTGAGCGGTACGTGTATAAGTTTGTGTGCGACCCCGAGGCGTTGTTCTCCATGGCCTTCCCTGACAGCCAGAGGCCCAATCTCAAGGCTGATCTGGATGGCCTGCCAGGCCTGGACGGCCTGCCCCTCACCCACTACGACCTGCTGGAAGCTGGGGAGCCGTGCGCAGCCGCTCTGCCCTTCCCCAACGGCTACGGCTACTGA